A genome region from Geodermatophilus bullaregiensis includes the following:
- the aceF gene encoding dihydrolipoyllysine-residue acetyltransferase has translation MTSPAEVTVPDIGDFSDIPVIEIHVSPGDAVAAEDPLITLESDKATMDVPSPAAGTVRELRVSLGDLVNVGTPILLLDQGDGATPPEQLAAATVDQVEPPTEASTSAASTVEESARRSAEAAAPQTAPGGAPVTATAAPPDFAGVHAGPSVRRLARELAVDLTGVAGSGPKGRVTKDDLLREVRGPAPSAPAPAAAAGGGIPEIPPQDFSRFGPVEVQPLSRIQRLSGPHLHRSWLNVPHVTHDDDGDITELDAYRKELDTEARAEGYRVTLLSFLLKASVSALREFPRFNSSLTPEKDALVYKRYFHVGVAVDTPDGLVVPVLRDVDRKGIRELSRELGDVSARARDGKLSATDLQGGCFTISSLGGIGGTSFTPLVNAPEVAILGVVRSKTAPVWDGAAFVPRLVLPLSLSYDHRVIDGALAARFTRYLCHVLEDVRRLVL, from the coding sequence ATGACCTCACCCGCCGAAGTGACGGTCCCCGACATCGGTGACTTCTCCGACATCCCGGTGATCGAGATCCACGTCTCGCCCGGTGACGCGGTCGCGGCCGAGGACCCGCTGATCACGCTGGAGTCCGACAAGGCGACGATGGACGTCCCGTCGCCGGCGGCCGGCACCGTCCGTGAGCTGCGCGTCTCACTCGGCGACCTGGTGAACGTCGGGACACCCATCCTGCTGCTCGACCAGGGAGACGGGGCGACCCCGCCCGAGCAGCTCGCCGCGGCGACCGTCGACCAGGTCGAGCCGCCGACCGAGGCGTCCACCAGCGCGGCCTCGACCGTCGAGGAGTCGGCGCGCCGCTCGGCCGAGGCCGCGGCCCCGCAGACCGCACCCGGCGGCGCCCCGGTGACGGCGACCGCGGCGCCGCCGGACTTCGCCGGCGTCCACGCCGGGCCCAGCGTCCGCCGGCTGGCCCGCGAACTCGCCGTGGACCTCACCGGGGTCGCCGGCTCCGGGCCGAAGGGCCGGGTCACCAAGGACGACCTGCTCCGGGAGGTCCGCGGCCCGGCGCCCAGCGCGCCGGCTCCCGCCGCGGCGGCCGGCGGCGGCATCCCGGAGATCCCGCCGCAGGACTTCTCCAGGTTCGGCCCCGTCGAGGTGCAGCCGCTCTCCCGCATCCAGCGGCTGTCCGGGCCGCACCTGCACCGCTCCTGGCTCAACGTCCCGCACGTCACGCACGACGACGACGGGGACATCACCGAGCTCGACGCCTACCGCAAGGAACTCGACACCGAGGCCCGGGCCGAGGGCTACCGGGTCACCCTGCTGTCGTTCCTGCTCAAGGCGTCGGTGTCCGCGCTGCGCGAGTTCCCGCGGTTCAACAGCAGCCTGACGCCGGAGAAGGACGCGCTGGTCTACAAGCGCTACTTCCACGTCGGGGTCGCCGTCGACACGCCCGACGGCCTGGTCGTCCCGGTTCTCCGCGACGTCGACCGCAAGGGCATCCGGGAGCTCAGCCGCGAGCTCGGTGACGTGTCCGCGCGGGCACGGGACGGCAAGCTGTCCGCCACCGACCTGCAGGGCGGCTGCTTCACCATCTCCAGCCTCGGCGGCATCGGCGGGACGTCGTTCACCCCGCTGGTCAACGCCCCCGAGGTGGCCATCCTGGGCGTCGTGCGGTCGAAGACCGCTCCGGTGTGGGACGGGGCCGCGTTCGTGCCGCGCCTGGTGCTGCCGCTGTCCCTCTCCTACGACCACCGCGTGATCGACGGCGCGCTCGCCGCGCGCTTCACCCGGTACCTGTGCCACGTGCTCGAGGACGTCCGCCGCCTCGTGCTCTGA
- a CDS encoding nitroreductase/quinone reductase family protein, giving the protein MTGKLDTTKVHDVIAALDEVRRQWVHRVRMRLELPQGNAVVLAVLRSRAHRLLSASAIELRYLGRRSGRQYAVPVQYARAGGHLVVWPQHWQRSTWWRNFRTPQPVTVRLTGRLHEGTARVVDPDDPQWRSARQTYAARWPRMARRVTGPLVVISLRP; this is encoded by the coding sequence ATGACCGGGAAGCTGGACACCACCAAGGTGCACGACGTGATCGCGGCTCTGGACGAGGTGCGCCGGCAGTGGGTACACCGCGTGCGGATGCGCCTGGAGCTGCCGCAGGGCAACGCCGTGGTGCTGGCCGTGTTGCGGTCACGCGCGCACCGTCTGCTGAGCGCCTCCGCGATCGAACTGCGTTACCTCGGGCGGCGCAGTGGGCGGCAGTACGCGGTGCCGGTGCAGTACGCCCGCGCCGGTGGCCACCTCGTGGTCTGGCCTCAGCACTGGCAGCGCTCCACGTGGTGGCGCAACTTCCGCACACCACAGCCGGTGACCGTGCGCCTCACCGGTCGACTGCACGAGGGCACGGCGCGAGTGGTGGATCCTGACGATCCGCAGTGGCGATCAGCGCGGCAGACCTACGCCGCGCGCTGGCCGCGGATGGCGCGGCGCGTGACGGGACCCTTGGTCGTGATCAGCCTGCGACCGTGA
- the aceE gene encoding pyruvate dehydrogenase (acetyl-transferring), homodimeric type translates to MSEDLSRDVSGDLDPAETREWIDALDSVLAFEGAERAFHLLDQVVAEARRKGAAVPYSATTPYLNTIPVEKEDRHPGDRAIEHRIRSFIRWNAMAIVLRANKESSELGGHIASFQSAATLYDVGFQHFFHAPTDTHGGDLLFIQGHSAPGIYARSFLEERLSEEQLLAFRQEVGGGGLPSYPHPWLMPDYWQLPTVSMGLGPIMAIYQARFLKYLHCRGVADTAGRKVWAFLGDGETDEPESLGAIALAAREKLDNLVFVVNCNLQRLDGPVRGNGKIIQELEGIFRGAGWNVIKTIWGSSWDPLIARDTSGLLLKRMEEAVDGEYQDFKSKNGAYVREHFFGKYPELLELVADMSDDEIWALTRAGHDPGKVYAAYSAAVKTVGRPTVILAKTVKGYGMGEAGEGQNITHQQKKVGGAALARFRDRFDIPVSDEQLDEVPFLRLPADSEELRYLRERRAALGGSMPVRRRRSTESLQVPNLNAFGAQLVPTEGRQISTTMAFVRVLNTLLRDKSIGRRVVPIVPDESRTFGMEGMFRQYGIFSQVGQLYRPEDADQLMYYREAPDGQMLQEGINEAGAMSSWIAAATSYSLSDTPMIPFYIYYSMFGFQRVMDLAWAAGDSRARGFLLGATAGRTTLNGEGLQHEDGHSHLLSSAIPNCVSYDPTFHYEVAVIVQDGLRRMYAEQEDVFYYVTLMNENYEHPGMPEGSREGILRGLYLLREGPAAPSRRKAAPPRVQLLGSGTILREVLAAADLLATDFGVDADVWSAPSFTELRRDGLEAERWNLLHPTEQPRRSWVERCLADRQGPVVAATDYMRTFADQIRPFVPGRYRVLGTDGYGRSDYRRNLRRFFEVDRCAVTVAALASLAAEGAVPATTVADAIRRYGIDPEAPPPWTV, encoded by the coding sequence GTGAGCGAGGACCTCAGCCGAGACGTCAGCGGGGACCTGGACCCGGCCGAGACCCGGGAGTGGATCGACGCGCTGGACTCGGTCCTGGCGTTCGAGGGCGCGGAGCGGGCGTTCCACCTGCTCGACCAGGTGGTCGCCGAGGCCCGCCGCAAGGGGGCGGCGGTGCCGTACAGCGCCACCACGCCGTACCTGAACACCATCCCGGTGGAGAAGGAGGACCGGCACCCGGGCGACCGGGCCATCGAGCACCGGATCCGCTCGTTCATCCGCTGGAACGCCATGGCCATCGTGCTCCGGGCCAACAAGGAGTCCTCCGAGCTCGGGGGCCACATCGCCAGCTTCCAGTCGGCGGCAACGCTCTACGACGTCGGGTTCCAGCACTTCTTCCACGCACCGACCGACACCCACGGCGGCGACCTGCTCTTCATCCAGGGTCACTCGGCGCCCGGCATCTACGCCCGCTCGTTCCTGGAGGAGCGGCTCAGCGAGGAGCAGCTGCTCGCGTTCCGTCAGGAGGTCGGCGGTGGCGGCCTGCCGTCCTACCCGCACCCGTGGCTCATGCCGGACTACTGGCAGCTGCCGACCGTGTCGATGGGCCTCGGCCCGATCATGGCGATCTACCAGGCGCGGTTCCTGAAGTACCTGCACTGCCGCGGGGTGGCCGACACCGCCGGGCGCAAGGTCTGGGCCTTCCTCGGCGACGGCGAGACCGACGAGCCGGAGTCGCTGGGCGCCATCGCGCTGGCTGCGCGGGAGAAGCTCGACAACCTCGTCTTCGTCGTCAACTGCAACCTGCAGCGGCTCGACGGGCCGGTGCGCGGCAACGGCAAGATCATCCAGGAGCTCGAGGGCATCTTCCGCGGCGCCGGGTGGAACGTCATCAAGACCATCTGGGGTAGCAGCTGGGATCCGCTGATCGCCCGCGACACCTCCGGCCTGCTGCTCAAGAGGATGGAGGAGGCCGTCGACGGGGAGTACCAGGACTTCAAGTCCAAGAACGGCGCCTACGTCCGCGAGCACTTCTTCGGCAAGTACCCCGAGCTGCTCGAGCTGGTCGCCGACATGAGCGACGACGAGATCTGGGCGCTGACCCGCGCCGGCCACGACCCCGGCAAGGTCTACGCCGCCTACAGCGCCGCGGTGAAGACCGTGGGCCGACCGACCGTGATCCTGGCCAAGACGGTCAAGGGGTACGGGATGGGCGAGGCGGGCGAGGGCCAGAACATCACCCACCAGCAGAAGAAGGTCGGGGGCGCGGCGCTGGCCCGGTTCCGCGACCGGTTCGACATCCCCGTCTCCGACGAGCAGCTCGACGAGGTGCCCTTCCTGCGACTCCCCGCGGACAGCGAGGAGCTGCGCTACCTGCGCGAGCGCCGGGCGGCGCTGGGCGGCTCCATGCCGGTGCGCCGCCGCCGCTCCACCGAGAGCCTGCAGGTCCCCAACCTCAACGCCTTCGGAGCGCAGCTGGTACCGACCGAGGGCCGGCAGATCTCCACCACCATGGCCTTCGTCCGCGTCCTCAACACGCTGCTGCGCGACAAGTCGATCGGCAGGCGGGTCGTCCCGATCGTCCCGGACGAGTCACGCACGTTCGGGATGGAGGGCATGTTCCGGCAGTACGGCATCTTCAGCCAGGTCGGCCAGCTCTACCGGCCCGAGGACGCCGACCAGCTCATGTACTACCGCGAGGCGCCGGACGGGCAGATGCTCCAGGAGGGCATCAACGAGGCCGGGGCGATGTCCTCGTGGATCGCCGCGGCGACGTCCTACAGCCTCAGCGACACCCCGATGATCCCCTTCTACATCTACTACTCGATGTTCGGCTTCCAGCGGGTCATGGACCTGGCGTGGGCGGCCGGGGACTCCCGGGCGCGCGGCTTCCTGCTCGGCGCCACCGCCGGGCGCACCACGCTCAACGGCGAGGGGTTGCAGCACGAGGACGGCCACAGCCACCTGCTGTCCTCGGCGATCCCCAACTGCGTCTCCTACGACCCGACCTTCCACTACGAGGTCGCGGTGATCGTCCAGGACGGTCTGCGCCGGATGTACGCCGAGCAGGAGGACGTCTTCTACTACGTCACCCTGATGAACGAGAACTACGAGCACCCCGGCATGCCGGAGGGCTCCAGGGAAGGGATCCTTCGCGGGCTGTACCTGCTGCGGGAGGGGCCGGCCGCGCCGTCCCGCCGCAAGGCCGCTCCGCCGCGGGTGCAGCTGCTCGGCAGCGGCACGATCCTGCGCGAGGTCCTGGCCGCCGCCGACCTGCTCGCCACCGACTTCGGGGTGGACGCCGACGTGTGGAGCGCGCCCAGCTTCACCGAGCTGCGGCGCGACGGCCTCGAGGCGGAGCGGTGGAACCTGCTGCACCCGACCGAGCAGCCGCGCCGCAGCTGGGTCGAGCGGTGCCTGGCCGACCGGCAGGGCCCGGTGGTGGCCGCCACCGACTACATGCGGACCTTCGCCGACCAGATCCGCCCCTTCGTGCCCGGCCGCTACCGGGTGCTGGGCACCGACGGCTACGGGCGCTCGGACTACCGCCGCAACCTGCGCCGGTTCTTCGAGGTCGACCGCTGTGCGGTGACCGTGGCGGCACTGGCCTCGCTCGCCGCCGAGGGTGCCGTCCCGGCCACGACGGTCGCCGACGCGATCCGTCGCTACGGCATCGACCCCGAGGCGCCGCCACCGTGGACGGTCTGA
- a CDS encoding type II toxin-antitoxin system PemK/MazF family toxin, which translates to MTRVLAERTAAVDPQRLGASVGHLSSTEMRRVDAALRLVLGP; encoded by the coding sequence GTGACTCGCGTCCTCGCCGAGCGGACCGCCGCGGTCGATCCGCAACGTCTGGGCGCGAGCGTCGGCCACCTCAGCTCGACGGAGATGCGTCGAGTGGACGCGGCGCTGCGGCTGGTGCTCGGTCCCTGA
- a CDS encoding GntP family permease, whose product MVVLHTAIAIAVIVLLIIRVRVDPVISLIVGSLYLGLATGVGFTATLTAIATGFGEIMAEVGLLIGFGVLIGAMLHAIGAFRKMVTMLVDRVGADRLPYAMTAAMSTIFPSIYVDVQVVLASPVARSTAPFIGRTGLPHMSGALGTGIFAGYVFVIPGLAAVSIAGLLEIPLGTWLIYGFVLGPLTAIVTTLIFRLLLRGRYWNLARDEHVDEAMVEQETTELVEDDSATPPLLVCLLPILVPLVMIAFGAFAELLEFSNDFIAFLGDANFALFVGLIGAYVLCRRTLGSEGTDAAMSEGFHTTGAILLITGIGGSLGAVIGETGLDTILADLFTAEAGAPVILSILLAWLVAAVLHLAIGSVSVAAITAAGIIGPVLGSINVSPIVIGLAIASGAMFALQVNSNFFWMFKSLLGLSTQGTFKTLTMVTSIASVVSLPMVMAVALVA is encoded by the coding sequence ATGGTCGTGCTTCACACCGCGATAGCCATCGCCGTCATCGTCTTGCTCATCATCAGAGTCAGGGTCGACCCGGTGATCTCGCTGATCGTCGGGTCGCTCTACCTGGGCCTCGCGACCGGTGTCGGTTTCACGGCGACGCTGACGGCGATCGCCACCGGCTTCGGCGAGATCATGGCCGAGGTCGGCCTGCTCATCGGCTTCGGGGTGCTCATCGGCGCGATGCTCCATGCGATCGGCGCCTTCCGGAAGATGGTGACGATGCTCGTCGACCGGGTCGGCGCGGACCGGCTCCCGTATGCGATGACGGCGGCGATGTCGACGATCTTCCCCTCGATCTACGTGGACGTGCAGGTCGTGCTGGCCTCCCCGGTGGCGCGGTCGACCGCGCCGTTCATCGGCCGGACCGGCTTGCCGCACATGTCCGGTGCGCTCGGGACCGGGATCTTCGCCGGCTACGTCTTCGTGATCCCGGGACTGGCCGCGGTCTCCATCGCGGGGCTGCTCGAGATCCCACTCGGCACCTGGCTGATCTACGGCTTCGTGCTGGGGCCGTTGACCGCGATCGTGACGACGTTGATCTTCCGGTTGCTCCTGCGCGGCCGCTACTGGAACCTGGCCAGGGACGAGCACGTCGACGAGGCGATGGTCGAGCAGGAGACCACCGAACTGGTCGAGGACGACAGCGCGACGCCCCCGCTGCTCGTCTGCCTCCTGCCCATCCTGGTGCCTCTGGTGATGATCGCGTTCGGTGCCTTCGCTGAGCTGCTGGAGTTCTCCAACGACTTCATCGCCTTCCTCGGCGACGCCAACTTCGCACTCTTCGTCGGCCTGATCGGTGCCTACGTGCTCTGCCGGCGCACCCTGGGCTCGGAGGGCACGGATGCGGCGATGAGCGAGGGCTTCCACACCACCGGCGCGATCCTCCTCATCACCGGCATCGGCGGGTCCCTGGGTGCCGTCATCGGGGAGACCGGGCTCGACACGATCCTGGCGGACCTCTTCACGGCCGAGGCAGGGGCGCCGGTGATCCTCAGCATCCTGCTCGCCTGGCTCGTCGCGGCGGTGCTGCACCTGGCGATCGGGTCGGTGTCGGTCGCGGCCATCACAGCCGCCGGGATCATCGGCCCGGTGCTCGGGTCGATCAACGTCTCGCCGATCGTCATCGGTCTCGCCATCGCCTCGGGCGCGATGTTCGCACTCCAGGTCAACAGCAACTTCTTCTGGATGTTCAAGTCGCTGCTGGGACTGTCGACCCAGGGCACCTTCAAGACCCTGACGATGGTCACCTCCATCGCCTCGGTCGTCTCGCTGCCGATGGTCATGGCGGTGGCGCTGGTCGCGTAG
- a CDS encoding IclR family transcriptional regulator, producing MAADDGTGAPQSQTLDRGLRILEHLATVAAAQPVAEVAQSVGLHRSIAYRLLRTLEDHQLVERDPAGHYRLGLGMAALARGVRTDLQTAALPQLDALAADLGMTAFLVVRAGDEAVTVTSIEPQTSSAHVAYRPGIRHPVGRGAPGLALLIPEPARSEDRRELTEARSLGWATSHGEVVPGFRSVAAPVLGPDGGVRGALAVVFVDDAVDPTEIGPAVVAAAAQVGLRLR from the coding sequence ATGGCGGCCGACGACGGCACGGGCGCGCCGCAGTCCCAGACGCTCGACCGCGGGCTGCGCATCCTCGAGCACCTGGCCACGGTCGCCGCCGCCCAGCCGGTCGCCGAGGTCGCCCAGTCCGTGGGCCTGCACCGCTCGATCGCCTACCGCCTGCTGCGCACCCTGGAGGACCACCAGCTCGTCGAGCGGGACCCCGCCGGGCACTACCGCCTCGGCCTGGGCATGGCCGCGCTGGCCCGCGGCGTGCGCACCGACCTGCAGACCGCGGCACTCCCCCAGCTCGACGCGCTCGCCGCCGACCTCGGGATGACCGCGTTCCTCGTCGTCCGGGCGGGCGACGAGGCCGTCACGGTCACCAGCATCGAACCGCAGACCTCGTCGGCTCACGTGGCCTACCGGCCCGGCATCCGTCACCCGGTGGGGCGGGGGGCACCGGGGTTGGCCCTGCTGATCCCCGAGCCCGCCCGCTCCGAGGACCGACGGGAGCTGACCGAGGCCCGATCGCTGGGGTGGGCCACCTCCCACGGTGAGGTCGTCCCCGGGTTCCGGTCGGTGGCTGCACCCGTTCTCGGTCCCGACGGCGGCGTCCGCGGCGCACTCGCCGTCGTGTTCGTCGACGACGCGGTCGACCCCACGGAGATCGGTCCAGCCGTGGTGGCAGCAGCCGCTCAGGTCGGTCTGCGGCTCCGCTGA